A window of Marinobacter salarius contains these coding sequences:
- a CDS encoding fatty acyl-CoA reductase has product MATQQQQNGASASGVLEQLRGKHVLITGTTGFLGKVVLEKLIRTVPDIGGIHLLIRGNKRHPAARERFLNEIASSSVFERLRHDDNEAFETFLEERVHCITGEVTESRFGLTPERFRTLAGQVDAFINSAASVNFREELDKALKINTLCLENVAALAELNRTMAVIQVSTCYVNGKNAGQITESVIKPSGESIPRSTDGYYEIEELVHLLQDKISDVKARYSGKVLEKKLVDLGIREANNYGWSDTYTFTKWLGEQLLMKALAGRSLTIVRPSIIESALEEPSPGWIEGVKVADAIILAYAREKVSLFPGKRSGIIDVIPVDLVANSIILSLAEAICESGQRRIYQCCSGSSNPISLGKFIDYLMTEAKSNYAAYDQLFYRRPTKPFIAVNRKLFDVVVGGMRVPLSIAGKALRLAGQNRELKVLKNLDTTRSLATIFGFYTAPDYIFRNDSLMALASRMGELDRVLFPVDARQIDWPLYLCKIHLGGLNRYALKERKLYSLRATQTRKKAA; this is encoded by the coding sequence ATGGCAACACAGCAGCAACAAAACGGAGCGTCAGCGTCCGGTGTTCTTGAGCAACTACGCGGTAAACACGTGTTGATCACTGGCACCACCGGGTTTCTCGGCAAGGTGGTGCTTGAAAAACTGATTCGTACGGTGCCAGATATTGGCGGAATCCATCTGCTTATCCGTGGCAACAAAAGGCATCCTGCCGCACGGGAGCGATTCCTCAATGAAATTGCCAGTTCTTCCGTGTTCGAGCGCCTTAGACACGATGACAACGAGGCATTCGAAACCTTTCTGGAGGAACGCGTTCACTGCATCACCGGCGAAGTGACTGAATCCCGTTTCGGGCTCACGCCAGAGCGGTTCCGTACCCTTGCCGGGCAGGTCGATGCATTTATCAACTCGGCAGCCAGCGTAAACTTCCGGGAGGAGCTCGATAAGGCACTGAAGATCAACACCCTGTGCCTCGAGAACGTTGCCGCCCTGGCGGAACTCAATAGGACTATGGCGGTGATCCAGGTGTCCACCTGCTACGTCAATGGCAAGAATGCCGGTCAGATCACCGAGTCCGTTATTAAACCGTCGGGCGAGTCGATCCCCCGCAGTACCGACGGCTACTATGAAATCGAAGAGCTTGTGCATCTGCTACAAGACAAAATTTCCGACGTGAAAGCCCGGTACTCCGGTAAAGTGCTTGAGAAAAAGCTAGTAGACCTGGGCATCCGTGAGGCCAACAATTATGGCTGGAGCGACACCTACACGTTTACCAAGTGGCTGGGTGAGCAACTCTTGATGAAAGCCCTTGCCGGGCGCTCACTTACAATTGTTCGCCCCTCCATCATTGAAAGTGCACTGGAAGAGCCCTCTCCGGGATGGATTGAAGGCGTGAAGGTGGCAGATGCCATTATCCTCGCCTACGCCCGCGAGAAGGTGTCTCTGTTCCCGGGTAAGCGTAGCGGCATTATAGATGTGATCCCGGTGGACCTGGTGGCCAATAGCATCATCCTGTCCCTGGCAGAAGCCATTTGCGAGTCTGGGCAACGCCGCATCTACCAGTGCTGCAGTGGCAGCTCAAACCCGATTTCGCTGGGCAAGTTCATTGACTACCTGATGACAGAAGCCAAGTCCAACTACGCTGCGTATGACCAGTTGTTCTATCGTCGACCCACAAAACCGTTTATAGCGGTCAATCGCAAGCTGTTTGATGTTGTGGTTGGCGGCATGCGTGTGCCATTGTCCATTGCAGGCAAGGCATTGAGACTGGCTGGCCAGAACCGTGAGCTGAAGGTCCTTAAAAACCTCGATACCACCCGTTCACTCGCCACCATCTTTGGTTTCTACACGGCACCGGATTACATCTTCCGTAACGATTCGCTGATGGCCCTGGCTTCCCGCATGGGTGAACTGGATCGGGTCCTGTTTCCGGTGGATGCACGCCAGATCGACTGGCCGCTATACCTGTGCAAGATTCACCTTGGAGGTCTCAATCGCTACGCTCTCAAGGAGCGGAAGCTGTACAGTCTGCGGGCCACCCAGACCCGCAAGAAAGCCGCCTGA
- a CDS encoding MinD/ParA family protein has translation MTDSRTSRHIPKQPRTLAITGGKGGVGKTSVALNLSLTLAREGYRVLLLDGDTDLANVSIMLGRYPERTLANVMANECSLRDVIMESEWGLHIIPGASGVEQCVDMAAEESLRVLKALSRLEKNYDYVITDTASGLQKTGMHMIAAAELACVVVTPDPASLTDAFSLIKLLIRRGYRRTPSVLVNMAQGASQARSVFQRLDAAAVRHLGLQLHYLGAIWRDETLRQSVMNQRPVALMRASDPSTRQFRTLADMLNVRLRQLPPRKAGIAAYWHRVSSSPAETGASDTDRSAGSEQPRAPVDPAQECKRLTAELGKILAGSDEKPLLRYEAFQGLFALLGRKMDADTIEIIQTGLASLNWEKLENEQREHMATHLRHLAAEVDPAAVPRKSEPVANRPEWEPYYDRISFGEQSRLIRALKEQPSNISLDQLLRSLAEAGKNGS, from the coding sequence ATGACCGACTCCCGCACTTCCAGGCACATTCCGAAGCAACCCAGAACACTGGCGATTACCGGTGGCAAGGGTGGTGTCGGAAAAACATCGGTGGCACTGAACCTTTCCCTGACCCTTGCGCGAGAGGGTTACAGAGTATTGTTGCTGGATGGTGACACGGATCTGGCTAATGTCAGTATCATGCTGGGCCGGTATCCGGAACGGACCCTGGCTAACGTAATGGCCAATGAGTGCTCCCTCCGCGATGTGATCATGGAATCGGAGTGGGGGCTGCACATCATTCCCGGCGCCTCGGGGGTCGAGCAATGTGTCGACATGGCTGCTGAAGAAAGTCTCCGTGTTCTCAAAGCGTTGTCGAGGCTGGAGAAAAATTACGACTACGTGATCACAGACACCGCTTCCGGCTTGCAGAAGACCGGCATGCACATGATTGCGGCTGCGGAACTGGCCTGCGTCGTGGTCACGCCAGATCCCGCATCGCTGACCGATGCCTTCTCCCTGATCAAACTGCTGATTCGCCGTGGCTACCGAAGGACGCCGAGCGTGTTGGTGAACATGGCCCAGGGTGCGAGTCAGGCTCGATCCGTGTTTCAGCGCCTTGATGCCGCTGCGGTGCGACACCTGGGGTTGCAGTTGCATTACCTGGGTGCGATCTGGCGTGACGAAACTCTGCGCCAGTCGGTGATGAATCAGCGCCCGGTGGCATTGATGCGGGCTTCCGACCCGTCCACCCGCCAGTTCCGCACATTGGCCGACATGTTGAATGTGCGGCTGCGCCAGTTGCCGCCGCGCAAGGCCGGGATTGCCGCCTATTGGCATCGGGTCTCCTCCAGCCCAGCGGAAACAGGGGCATCAGATACAGATCGCTCAGCAGGCAGCGAGCAACCACGGGCACCGGTGGACCCGGCCCAGGAATGCAAACGACTGACCGCGGAACTCGGCAAGATATTGGCAGGCAGCGATGAAAAGCCGCTGCTGCGTTATGAGGCGTTCCAGGGGCTTTTTGCACTGTTGGGGCGCAAAATGGATGCAGATACCATTGAGATTATCCAGACCGGTTTAGCTTCACTCAATTGGGAAAAGCTGGAAAACGAACAAAGAGAGCATATGGCGACCCATCTTCGCCACCTTGCCGCAGAAGTTGATCCTGCAGCAGTTCCTCGCAAGTCGGAACCAGTAGCAAACAGGCCAGAGTGGGAACCGTACTATGATCGTATCAGCTTTGGTGAGCAGAGCCGGTTGATCCGAGCGCTTAAGGAACAACCGTCCAATATCTCCCTGGATCAGCTTCTGCGCTCGCTGGCGGAGGCCGGTAAAAACGGTTCCTGA
- a CDS encoding HDOD domain-containing protein has product MLIAPDIQLPSLPEVTLRVLEACHQDENYRRISDIVSADTALVTRVLALANSALYGPTSQIRSIDQALLRLGTRRFHTLVLTAALRQLLYELGADQWQQLRDFWRHSLTTALTARALATLTRYPEPDQAFMLGMLHNVGELIALKTPPGETQQYYLDRQSDIAAELVESWGLGPMAVDAMRYQQAMPTEVRDAGHLVKLISLATRLALSDAVGIAAAGTIFGLNEELTREINRRIDQEVSGVAESLGIPLSEDYDARHSNHKLKQTILKQAMASQALELSPIRGSAQESLAATVTSLTLITGLPALYFGQAGDGLTLLSSSTGDVPDLTVAIGAATSVLTEACSSGSALCLDHRSPTVLDRQLLSLLKTPSLVAIPVRGEDPCAGVFVVGTDHESSGQAEEIGRLFSAKLSDAVTATQPRSTAQDGLEAELARQAIRRQVHEVSNPLTIIRQYIYQLRNRLDDNEVQGELDVIRDELDRAGDLLLQISRAPSHDSTNPTGACNLNDELRILRDLLEDSLFSGGDRALELDLCEDPTDVTVPGAVIRQVVINLVRNAAECLVDGGEVAIHTLAPVWQSGKTWVELEVADTGNGIPDEVRKHLFSPVQSTKSKDHSGLGLSVVKQLIDDMEGIISCRTGRGGTAFRILFPAAANKKNDEK; this is encoded by the coding sequence ATGCTGATTGCCCCTGACATACAGCTACCGAGTCTCCCAGAGGTTACCCTTAGGGTGCTTGAAGCCTGTCATCAGGACGAAAATTATCGCCGAATAAGCGATATTGTTTCTGCCGACACCGCTCTGGTTACTCGTGTTCTCGCCCTGGCCAACTCAGCATTGTATGGCCCCACCTCGCAAATACGCTCCATTGACCAGGCGCTGCTCAGGCTGGGAACACGACGATTCCATACTCTGGTTCTGACTGCGGCACTGCGCCAGCTCCTTTACGAACTCGGGGCAGACCAGTGGCAACAGCTAAGGGACTTCTGGCGCCATTCACTGACCACCGCTCTGACTGCCAGGGCCCTGGCAACACTGACGCGCTACCCCGAACCCGACCAGGCGTTCATGCTGGGAATGCTGCACAATGTGGGCGAGCTGATCGCGCTGAAAACCCCGCCTGGAGAGACCCAGCAATACTACCTTGACCGCCAGTCCGATATTGCTGCCGAACTGGTAGAGTCATGGGGTCTGGGACCCATGGCAGTTGATGCTATGCGCTACCAACAGGCCATGCCAACGGAAGTACGAGATGCCGGACACCTGGTCAAACTGATTAGCCTGGCAACACGCCTGGCACTTTCGGACGCGGTGGGCATTGCTGCAGCGGGGACCATTTTTGGCCTCAATGAAGAACTCACGCGAGAGATCAACCGCAGGATCGACCAGGAAGTGAGCGGCGTGGCCGAATCGCTGGGCATTCCGCTTTCGGAAGACTACGACGCCCGCCACTCCAACCACAAACTCAAACAGACCATACTGAAACAGGCCATGGCCAGCCAGGCGTTGGAACTGTCGCCGATTCGCGGCAGTGCCCAGGAGAGCCTGGCCGCAACCGTCACCAGCCTGACACTGATCACCGGCCTTCCGGCACTCTATTTTGGCCAGGCCGGGGACGGGCTGACGCTGCTATCCTCCAGCACTGGTGACGTCCCTGATCTCACGGTTGCCATTGGGGCAGCCACCAGCGTGCTGACCGAGGCCTGCAGCAGCGGCAGCGCCCTGTGCCTCGATCATCGCTCACCGACGGTACTGGACCGCCAGTTGCTTTCGCTCTTGAAAACGCCTTCTCTGGTGGCTATCCCCGTGCGTGGGGAAGATCCATGTGCAGGCGTATTTGTCGTCGGTACTGACCATGAAAGCTCTGGCCAGGCAGAAGAAATCGGTCGCCTGTTCAGCGCAAAACTGTCTGACGCCGTCACCGCCACGCAGCCCAGGAGCACTGCCCAGGACGGTCTGGAAGCCGAACTGGCCCGACAGGCCATTCGTCGTCAGGTCCATGAAGTGAGCAACCCGCTTACCATTATCCGGCAATATATCTATCAACTGCGAAACCGGCTGGATGATAACGAAGTGCAGGGAGAGCTGGACGTCATACGTGACGAGCTCGATCGCGCAGGGGATCTCCTGTTGCAGATCAGCCGGGCTCCGAGCCATGATTCAACGAACCCGACCGGCGCCTGCAATCTTAATGACGAACTGAGAATTCTGCGGGACTTGCTGGAAGACAGCCTGTTCAGCGGCGGCGACAGGGCGCTGGAGCTGGATCTGTGCGAGGACCCCACCGACGTTACCGTGCCCGGCGCGGTCATCCGTCAGGTGGTTATCAACCTGGTCCGTAATGCGGCAGAATGTCTCGTTGACGGCGGCGAAGTGGCTATTCACACGCTGGCACCGGTCTGGCAAAGCGGAAAAACCTGGGTGGAACTGGAAGTGGCGGACACCGGTAATGGAATTCCCGATGAGGTCCGCAAACACCTGTTTTCACCGGTTCAATCCACCAAGAGCAAGGACCACAGCGGTCTTGGTCTGAGCGTGGTTAAACAGTTGATTGATGACATGGAGGGCATCATTAGTTGCCGCACGGGACGCGGAGGGACAGCATTCCGAATTCTGTTTCCCGCGGCGGCAAATAAAAAAAACGATGAAAAATGA
- a CDS encoding putative bifunctional diguanylate cyclase/phosphodiesterase — protein sequence MKPASTEWTYGDDGKARILVVDDDPRLLSGLASLLRSKGYEVTEAEGGRMACRILETEFFDLAMLDLRMPDVDGFGVMERLSSRQPECGVIVVSGESSFSSVSRALRRGALDYIRKPFDPEELLATVDGVLGKRSLLRAHEHIRMRLEKSEELHRYIVNSSPDIVFMLDGDGHFCFVNSKIESLLGYQPAELCGRHFRHILDDRDIARGTYALKGPNITADNPRTLEVRLKTRGSRKATRHFEITAFPIDPETWPHANHGGGTHHDREARYYGTARDVTERKEAEAFINFQAYHDLLTRLPNRALFKDRLDLAITHARRSEQKLAVMFLDLDRFKVVNDTLGHAMGDRLLQAVTQRLERCLRKGDTLSRFGGDEFTLLLPSIHGHEDARQISKKLIKALRAPFQLGEHEVFVGVSIGIATYPEAGKSMDQLIQNADIAMYHVKARGKDGYRFYSESMSIDTANRLSLERDLRMALERDELRVFYQPQVCSSSNRVVGLEALVRWQHPDRGLLYPRDFLPLAEETKLIAKLSECVLDQACHDVGQWIREGHSDLRLAVNLSPAQVEHPRFVETLMTQLQAHGFPPQNLEIEITENVIMNDLEQISQKLRELASFGVRIAIDDFGTGYSSLNYIHRLPIHTLKVDQSFVKAIRRGEDGACIVNAIVAMAHGLKLQIVAEGVETDEQLTYLKSLGCHQVQGFFYGPARPADVIGKTLGHTPARAVAF from the coding sequence ATGAAACCTGCGAGCACCGAGTGGACTTACGGCGACGACGGAAAGGCGCGCATCCTGGTCGTCGACGATGATCCGAGACTGCTTTCCGGCCTTGCTTCACTGCTCAGAAGCAAGGGGTACGAGGTCACCGAAGCGGAAGGTGGGCGCATGGCCTGTCGCATCCTTGAGACCGAGTTTTTCGATCTGGCGATGCTGGATCTTCGCATGCCAGACGTGGATGGCTTCGGGGTGATGGAGCGTCTGTCGTCGAGGCAACCCGAATGCGGCGTGATTGTCGTAAGTGGTGAAAGCTCATTCAGTTCCGTCAGCCGCGCACTGCGCAGGGGGGCACTGGACTATATCCGCAAACCGTTCGACCCGGAAGAACTGCTGGCAACGGTCGATGGTGTGCTCGGCAAGCGTTCGCTGCTTCGCGCCCATGAGCACATCCGAATGCGCCTGGAAAAATCCGAGGAACTGCATCGCTACATCGTCAACAGCTCACCCGATATCGTTTTCATGCTCGATGGCGACGGGCATTTCTGTTTTGTGAACAGCAAGATCGAGAGCCTGCTCGGTTACCAGCCCGCCGAACTCTGTGGACGTCACTTTCGCCACATCCTGGATGACCGGGACATCGCGCGGGGGACCTACGCCCTGAAAGGCCCAAACATCACCGCAGACAATCCGAGGACACTGGAGGTTCGCCTCAAGACCCGAGGCAGTCGCAAGGCGACCCGCCACTTCGAAATTACCGCGTTTCCGATTGACCCGGAAACCTGGCCCCACGCCAATCATGGCGGCGGCACACACCATGACCGCGAGGCCCGCTACTACGGCACCGCCCGCGATGTCACCGAGCGCAAGGAAGCGGAAGCCTTTATCAATTTCCAGGCTTACCACGACTTGCTGACCCGACTCCCAAACCGCGCCCTGTTCAAGGACCGGCTCGACCTGGCCATCACCCACGCCCGCCGCAGCGAACAGAAGCTGGCCGTGATGTTCCTGGACCTCGACCGCTTCAAAGTCGTCAACGACACGCTGGGACATGCCATGGGCGATCGCCTGTTGCAGGCGGTCACGCAGCGGCTGGAACGCTGCCTGCGCAAGGGGGACACTCTGTCACGCTTCGGTGGTGATGAATTCACTCTGCTGTTGCCGTCGATACACGGTCACGAGGACGCACGACAGATTTCAAAGAAGTTGATCAAGGCACTGCGTGCACCTTTCCAACTGGGCGAGCATGAAGTCTTCGTGGGCGTGAGTATCGGCATTGCCACCTACCCGGAAGCCGGCAAATCCATGGATCAACTGATCCAGAATGCCGACATTGCCATGTATCACGTCAAAGCACGGGGCAAGGATGGCTATCGCTTCTACTCGGAGAGCATGAGCATTGATACTGCCAACCGCCTGAGTCTGGAAAGGGACCTGCGGATGGCGCTGGAGCGCGATGAGTTGCGAGTGTTTTACCAGCCGCAGGTCTGTTCCTCGAGCAATCGTGTGGTGGGTTTGGAAGCGCTGGTGCGCTGGCAACACCCGGACAGGGGATTACTCTATCCACGGGACTTCCTGCCACTGGCGGAAGAAACCAAACTCATTGCCAAACTCAGTGAATGCGTACTCGACCAGGCCTGCCACGATGTCGGCCAGTGGATTCGAGAAGGACACAGCGACCTGCGGCTGGCGGTAAACCTGTCCCCGGCCCAGGTGGAGCACCCAAGGTTTGTAGAAACTCTGATGACTCAACTCCAGGCCCACGGCTTCCCGCCCCAGAACCTGGAAATCGAGATCACTGAAAACGTGATCATGAACGATCTTGAACAGATCAGTCAGAAACTCCGGGAATTAGCGTCATTTGGCGTCAGAATTGCCATTGATGATTTCGGCACTGGCTACTCCTCCCTGAATTACATTCACCGGCTGCCCATTCACACCCTGAAAGTGGATCAGTCCTTTGTCAAAGCCATTCGCAGAGGCGAAGACGGTGCCTGCATTGTAAACGCCATTGTCGCCATGGCCCATGGACTGAAGCTTCAGATCGTGGCGGAGGGCGTGGAAACGGACGAACAGCTCACCTACCTCAAAAGCCTGGGGTGCCACCAGGTTCAGGGGTTCTTCTACGGCCCCGCACGGCCTGCAGACGTCATCGGTAAAACCCTCGGACATACCCCGGCGCGCGCAGTCGCTTTCTAA
- a CDS encoding class I SAM-dependent methyltransferase, producing MRDKYKYIGPVYDFLSNLYSGKNIHRCKTAMLDVETVKPGARILFAGVGHGRDAIRAAELGADVTVVDLSETMLRKFAEAQEKEAPHLTIRRIHSDIMKVEEFEQYDMVVANFFLNVFDEDMMVRVLEHLIRLGKADARVVVGDFCYPTGNIVARLFKKMYWYMAVFIFWLFANNAFHKIYNYPEHMQRLGLHVTEKKHFKLLNMNCYWSILGRKQV from the coding sequence ATGCGCGATAAATACAAATACATTGGTCCGGTTTACGATTTTCTGAGCAACCTCTACAGCGGCAAGAACATTCACCGCTGCAAGACCGCCATGCTCGATGTGGAAACCGTCAAGCCCGGCGCCCGCATCCTGTTCGCCGGGGTGGGCCATGGCCGTGACGCGATCCGTGCTGCGGAACTGGGCGCGGACGTAACCGTGGTGGACCTCTCCGAGACCATGCTGCGCAAGTTTGCCGAAGCCCAGGAAAAAGAGGCGCCACACCTGACCATCCGCCGCATTCACAGCGACATCATGAAGGTGGAAGAGTTCGAACAGTACGACATGGTGGTGGCCAACTTTTTCCTCAATGTGTTTGACGAAGACATGATGGTGCGGGTGCTCGAACACCTGATCCGTCTGGGCAAGGCGGACGCCAGGGTCGTTGTGGGCGACTTCTGCTACCCCACCGGCAACATTGTGGCCCGCCTGTTCAAGAAGATGTACTGGTATATGGCCGTCTTCATCTTCTGGCTGTTCGCCAACAATGCCTTCCACAAGATTTACAACTACCCCGAACACATGCAGCGCCTTGGCCTGCACGTCACCGAGAAAAAGCATTTCAAACTGCTGAACATGAACTGTTACTGGTCAATCCTGGGACGGAAACAGGTGTAG
- a CDS encoding DUF2156 domain-containing protein, protein MSDQILSLDGVRSLDEGAFTFAERINYLKKYGTHSQSFSTLQPEMQYFDVPGVGYLAYMRKWGGTFVLSDPVTAPEHFELILEQFHQRFPSACYIQVSKPVVDYLYRRFGLFGTQFGSESRINLKNWSLSGKKKQILRTALNQAEKNGITVKERFSDDHTREISDAWIRTRKCKSKEIRFLIRPMEMEYRENERHFYAYQDGKAVGFIYFDPIYRNNEIISYVPNISRANADFRQGIFYTLMAHAMDVFKAEGVPHLDLGLIPLSLDPATEHQESRLLKRIMHGLYEKGNFLYNFKGLEFTKSRFRGDNFKTYCCHRRSLPALEFLAMFKLTRLL, encoded by the coding sequence ATGTCAGACCAGATCCTTTCACTTGATGGCGTCCGCTCTCTGGACGAGGGTGCATTCACCTTTGCAGAGCGCATCAATTACCTCAAGAAGTACGGCACCCATTCCCAGTCGTTCTCGACGTTGCAACCTGAGATGCAGTACTTCGACGTGCCCGGCGTTGGCTACCTGGCATATATGCGCAAATGGGGCGGCACTTTCGTGCTCTCCGACCCGGTCACCGCCCCGGAACACTTTGAGTTGATTCTGGAGCAATTTCACCAACGCTTCCCTTCCGCCTGCTATATCCAGGTTTCCAAACCCGTCGTGGACTACCTCTACCGCCGCTTTGGCCTGTTTGGCACCCAGTTTGGCAGCGAGTCCCGCATCAACCTGAAGAACTGGTCCCTCAGCGGAAAGAAAAAACAGATCCTGCGCACGGCCCTCAACCAGGCGGAGAAAAACGGCATTACCGTGAAGGAGCGTTTCAGCGATGACCACACCCGCGAAATCTCCGATGCCTGGATCCGCACCCGTAAGTGCAAGAGCAAGGAGATCCGTTTCCTGATACGCCCCATGGAGATGGAGTACCGGGAAAACGAACGCCATTTCTACGCGTACCAGGATGGTAAGGCGGTGGGCTTTATCTACTTCGACCCCATCTACCGCAATAACGAGATCATCAGTTACGTGCCTAACATCTCAAGGGCTAACGCAGATTTCCGCCAGGGTATTTTCTACACCCTGATGGCCCACGCTATGGATGTGTTCAAGGCAGAAGGCGTGCCCCACCTGGACCTGGGTTTGATTCCGCTATCCCTGGACCCGGCTACCGAGCATCAGGAAAGCCGGTTGCTCAAGCGCATCATGCACGGCCTGTATGAGAAGGGGAACTTCCTCTACAACTTCAAGGGTCTGGAATTTACCAAGTCACGGTTCCGTGGTGACAATTTCAAAACCTACTGTTGTCACCGCCGATCCTTACCGGCATTGGAGTTCCTGGCCATGTTCAAGCTGACCCGCCTGCTATAA